The Planococcus versutus genome contains a region encoding:
- a CDS encoding amidohydrolase, which produces MINQTIKNAIKENSHEMIEIRRKLHSEPELSWEEYETSQFVYDYLIKLGIKARKMEPTGVIAELEGGKKGKTVALRADMDALSVEELNTDLTYKSKELGKMHACGHDVHTAMLLAAAKALDSVKEEIPGNVRFIFQPAEEVATGAKAMVKQGAVDGVDNVFGIHIWSQGATSTVACSPGPAFASADIFNVRFKGQGGHGAMPQACIDTAVIASSFVMNIQSIVSRTVDPMQSAVVTIGKMVVGTRFNIIAENAEIEGTVRCFDPAIRDHIEKQLQVYANHTAAIYGGTAEVDYIRGTQAVINETESAHLVQQVASEAFGEDSVYKEEPTMGGEDFSFYLDEVPGSFALVGSGNAKKDTQWAHHHGKFNVDEDSMVTGAELYAQYAWSFLTK; this is translated from the coding sequence ATGATCAATCAAACAATAAAAAACGCTATAAAAGAAAATAGTCACGAAATGATTGAAATTCGTCGCAAACTTCACAGTGAGCCTGAATTGTCATGGGAAGAGTATGAAACTTCCCAGTTTGTATACGATTATTTAATAAAGCTTGGCATCAAAGCGCGCAAAATGGAACCGACTGGCGTCATAGCAGAGCTTGAAGGTGGAAAAAAAGGAAAAACCGTTGCCTTGCGGGCAGATATGGATGCATTGTCTGTTGAAGAACTAAATACAGACTTGACTTATAAGTCAAAAGAACTTGGTAAAATGCATGCTTGTGGACATGACGTTCATACGGCTATGCTTTTAGCAGCTGCAAAAGCTTTGGACAGCGTAAAAGAAGAAATTCCAGGCAATGTCCGATTTATTTTTCAGCCTGCTGAAGAAGTCGCAACGGGTGCTAAAGCAATGGTCAAGCAAGGAGCTGTAGATGGAGTTGATAACGTTTTTGGTATTCATATCTGGTCTCAAGGAGCTACGAGTACAGTAGCTTGTAGTCCAGGTCCAGCATTTGCTTCAGCAGATATTTTTAATGTACGTTTTAAAGGACAAGGAGGACACGGTGCCATGCCACAAGCTTGCATTGACACTGCTGTCATTGCTTCTTCATTTGTAATGAACATTCAGTCAATCGTCTCTCGCACAGTCGATCCTATGCAATCAGCTGTTGTGACCATCGGCAAAATGGTTGTTGGAACTCGCTTTAATATCATCGCTGAAAATGCAGAAATCGAAGGTACAGTAAGATGCTTTGATCCTGCGATTCGTGATCACATTGAAAAGCAACTACAGGTTTATGCAAATCATACAGCAGCAATCTATGGAGGTACTGCAGAAGTAGACTATATTCGTGGAACGCAAGCTGTTATTAATGAAACAGAAAGTGCTCATTTAGTTCAACAAGTCGCAAGTGAAGCATTCGGCGAAGATTCTGTATATAAAGAAGAACCGACCATGGGTGGAGAGGACTTTTCATTTTACTTAGACGAAGTTCCAGGAAGCTTTGCGTTGGTTGGAAGTGGTAATGCTAAAAAAGATACACAATGGGCACATCATCACGGAAAGTTTAATGTTGATGAGGATTCAATGGTGACAGGTGCTGAACTTTACGCACAATACGCATGGTCTTTTTTAACAAAATAA
- a CDS encoding MarR family transcriptional regulator: protein MKVAEEQTQNKSIIFSEEKLVDNCRAYFSTETEKIAAIGESFLKYFYKNSSSQAVLFKTIKEITADINISHQTLSKVLKILESKEVIYRRNGIIGLRKEV from the coding sequence GTGAAAGTGGCGGAAGAACAAACTCAAAACAAATCAATTATCTTTTCAGAAGAAAAACTAGTAGACAATTGTCGCGCATACTTTTCAACAGAAACTGAGAAAATAGCAGCTATTGGTGAATCGTTTTTAAAATACTTTTATAAAAATTCATCATCACAAGCAGTACTATTTAAAACCATTAAAGAAATTACAGCAGATATTAATATTTCACATCAAACCTTAAGTAAAGTTTTAAAAATATTAGAATCAAAAGAAGTTATTTACCGCAGAAATGGAATTATTGGGTTGAGAAAAGAAGTATAA
- a CDS encoding GNAT family N-acetyltransferase produces MYELISIQEQSRWQRILDGLNITDIYYTNQYFLSALKLDPGVAVLFYYKDEDGEVAYPFIKRVVNNEDVTVFDVTTPYGYGGPIVKVKKDQQRLVNNFRKEFVEYCYKEKIIAEYIRFHPLKQNDHLFNNYFKISTVFETFTINLKNYSIPIQTNGDLVVKKLGTVRHLFEFLVLYYSSVRRKEETDSYFFFTNDYFEALISSMGSNLHLFGVYQETKLVSACYVLAKGDTIYYHLEGSLSEANYQKTMRTLLEKIAEWGKENYYTSFHLGSNFYKATSENSIKKEIANCEPVMFTIGQQIYDQEIYNRLVSLEDEDIIRKYRNS; encoded by the coding sequence ATGTATGAACTAATATCAATACAAGAACAGAGTCGATGGCAAAGAATCCTCGATGGTTTAAATATAACGGATATATACTATACCAACCAATATTTTCTAAGTGCCTTGAAATTAGATCCTGGAGTCGCTGTTCTTTTTTATTATAAAGATGAAGATGGTGAAGTCGCCTATCCTTTCATTAAAAGAGTCGTGAATAACGAAGATGTTACGGTTTTTGATGTAACAACTCCTTACGGTTATGGTGGCCCTATCGTAAAGGTAAAAAAGGATCAGCAACGATTGGTAAACAATTTCAGAAAAGAGTTTGTAGAATACTGCTACAAAGAAAAGATAATTGCAGAATATATTCGCTTTCATCCTTTAAAGCAGAACGATCACTTATTCAACAATTATTTTAAAATATCGACTGTATTTGAAACCTTTACAATCAATTTAAAAAACTATTCGATCCCTATCCAGACCAATGGGGACTTAGTCGTGAAAAAACTGGGTACGGTGCGTCATCTCTTTGAATTTTTAGTGCTGTATTATTCATCTGTTCGACGGAAAGAAGAAACGGATAGCTATTTTTTTTTCACAAATGATTATTTTGAAGCCTTAATTAGTTCGATGGGATCAAATTTGCATTTGTTTGGCGTTTATCAGGAAACTAAGCTAGTCTCTGCCTGCTATGTCTTAGCAAAAGGAGATACTATTTATTATCATCTAGAAGGTAGTTTATCTGAAGCAAACTACCAAAAAACAATGCGAACTTTGTTAGAGAAAATTGCTGAATGGGGCAAAGAAAATTACTATACCTCTTTTCATTTAGGCAGTAATTTTTATAAAGCAACTAGTGAAAATTCTATAAAAAAAGAAATTGCCAATTGTGAGCCTGTGATGTTTACAATCGGCCAGCAAATTTACGATCAAGAAATCTATAATCGACTGGTGTCTTTAGAAGATGAAGATATTATACGTAAATATAGAAACAGTTGA
- a CDS encoding Zn-dependent hydrolase: MLEHTNNPLYEELLKDYNIKLDHSGISGERIAKRLFELSQIGFVQVGGVKRPGFSDDEKAAKALVKKWMQEAGLEVSEDGAGNVLARLEGKTKRPAIASGSHVDSVPSGGNFDGPLGVLSALEVVESWKETGYIPDKPYEVIIFSDEEGSRFNSGLTGSQAMTGAMTDQEIDQLHDYNNETLEQVLAHYGSTLESFKAAKRNLEELELFVEVHIEQGRKLEQANQPVGIVSGIAGPAWVEVEYIGEAGHAGNTPMIGRKDCLVAAAELLQSIPQFPKALNHTAVATVGKLTVFPNGANVIPESVKMLIDIRDINEEPRDQLLDQLCKQAEKVANAHEIRSNIKVNTRIQPVPIAKDLQKRLAKSLNKFNIAPTYIPSGAGHDAMNLGRFIPVAMLFVRSKDGISHNPKEWSSLNDCVMGIHVLKDFIEDAMKN; the protein is encoded by the coding sequence ATGCTAGAACATACTAACAATCCCTTATATGAAGAGTTGCTAAAAGATTATAACATCAAACTCGATCATTCAGGAATCAGCGGTGAGCGTATTGCAAAACGATTGTTCGAATTATCTCAGATAGGATTTGTTCAAGTTGGAGGGGTAAAACGTCCTGGGTTTTCAGACGATGAAAAAGCCGCGAAAGCGCTCGTTAAAAAATGGATGCAAGAAGCGGGGCTGGAAGTTTCTGAAGATGGAGCAGGGAATGTATTAGCTCGATTAGAAGGAAAGACTAAGCGGCCAGCGATTGCTTCAGGTTCACATGTCGACAGTGTGCCAAGTGGTGGGAATTTTGATGGTCCACTAGGTGTTTTATCTGCACTGGAAGTTGTCGAATCATGGAAAGAAACAGGCTATATTCCAGACAAGCCATATGAAGTCATTATTTTTTCTGATGAAGAGGGATCTCGTTTTAATAGTGGTTTAACAGGCAGTCAAGCGATGACAGGTGCAATGACAGATCAAGAAATAGATCAACTTCATGATTACAATAATGAAACATTAGAACAAGTATTGGCGCATTATGGCAGTACGCTAGAGTCATTTAAAGCTGCTAAAAGAAATTTAGAAGAGTTAGAACTGTTTGTAGAAGTTCATATCGAACAAGGAAGAAAATTAGAACAAGCAAACCAACCAGTGGGTATTGTAAGTGGCATTGCAGGGCCAGCGTGGGTAGAAGTTGAGTATATCGGCGAAGCAGGACATGCGGGTAATACGCCGATGATTGGTCGGAAAGATTGTTTAGTAGCGGCGGCAGAACTTCTTCAATCGATTCCTCAATTTCCAAAAGCATTAAACCATACGGCAGTTGCAACTGTCGGGAAGTTAACTGTTTTTCCAAATGGAGCAAATGTTATTCCGGAAAGTGTGAAAATGCTTATCGATATCCGCGATATAAATGAAGAGCCAAGAGACCAATTGCTTGATCAATTATGCAAGCAAGCAGAAAAAGTAGCAAATGCACATGAAATTCGATCAAACATTAAGGTGAATACGCGTATACAGCCGGTACCGATTGCTAAAGACTTGCAGAAACGGTTAGCTAAATCATTGAATAAGTTTAATATCGCACCCACTTACATTCCAAGCGGAGCTGGTCATGATGCAATGAATCTTGGCCGCTTTATTCCGGTCGCGATGCTTTTTGTTCGAAGCAAAGACGGGATCAGTCATAACCCAAAAGAATGGTCATCTTTGAATGACTGTGTAATGGGAATTCATGTATTGAAAGATTTTATCGAAGATGCGATGAAAAACTAA